Proteins from a genomic interval of Pseudoalteromonas sp. MEBiC 03607:
- the rppH gene encoding RNA pyrophosphohydrolase — protein MIDAEGFRANVGIVICNNQGQVFWARRYGQHSWQFPQGGVDDGETAEQTMYRELHEEVGLLPEDVEIVASSKHWLRYKLPKRLIRRDSSPVCIGQKQKWFLLKLRCKDEDVDLLKTHHPEFDDWRWVSYWYPVRQVVSFKRDVYRRVMKEFAPFAMPFNKREQHKDHWRHKR, from the coding sequence GTGATTGATGCCGAAGGTTTTCGTGCCAATGTCGGAATTGTAATTTGCAATAATCAGGGACAAGTATTTTGGGCTCGTCGCTATGGTCAGCACTCTTGGCAATTTCCCCAAGGTGGTGTTGATGACGGCGAAACAGCAGAGCAAACCATGTACAGAGAATTACACGAAGAAGTGGGCTTGCTTCCTGAAGACGTTGAGATCGTCGCAAGTTCTAAACATTGGTTACGCTATAAATTACCCAAACGTTTAATTCGCAGAGACTCAAGTCCTGTGTGTATTGGGCAAAAACAAAAATGGTTTTTACTGAAACTTCGTTGTAAAGATGAAGATGTAGATTTACTTAAAACTCATCACCCCGAGTTTGATGATTGGCGATGGGTGAGTTATTGGTATCCGGTTAGGCAAGTTGTTTCGTTTAAGCGCGATGTATATCGTCGAGTAATGAAAGAGTTTGCTCCGTTTGCAATGCCGTTTAATAAACGAGAGCAACACAAAGATCATTGGCGACATAAACGATAA
- the ptsP gene encoding phosphoenolpyruvate--protein phosphotransferase, giving the protein MLATLRSIAEAVSQQADLNSALGCFVQMVKDAMQTQCCSIYFADYSQDNFVLMATQGLNPDAVGKFRIGFTEGLVGLVAQREEPINIAFAKSHPRFKLSPEVNEEGYNAFLSVPVVHQKKVLGVIVVQQKLARVFSPDEESFLITLSAQLASQLAHAEIKEILRVDEFSHQTSVLKGVSSAPGIAIGEAFVVIPKLDFTSIELQKDDDISAQRKLFTQAVAATRNEFNTLSMTLSDSIPQEALAVFDVYQQLLDAKSLGQNVEAQLQQGWSAKSALKIVIEKLVSQFNAMQDPYIKERAVDVKDIGLRVLHHLVNTEHAAKPYPKDTILIASTLTPAMLAEVPKGHLAGVVSVNGAANSHASILTRAMGIPAIWGIEDVPLLQFEGKPMILDAYAGRLYISPSQVLHEEYSQLKYQETLLNDRFFAEQSLEAVTRDGEHISLLLNAGLELNTEHDNKPFCDGVGLYRTEAWFMQKGQFPSQSDQETWYREVLTSYHPNPVVMRTLDIGGDKVLDYFNITEENPFLGWRGIRVTLDHPELFLDQLRAMLKANIGLGNLKIMLPMISGSEEVDESLKLLEQAYFELSEQYPEQAIERPEVGVMLEVPSSVFMLEEWSQKVDFCSVGSNDLTQYMLAVDRSNARVAELFNPYHPSVLRVLLKIAQECHQHELPFSLCGELGGDPEGALLLIAMGYRSLSMNYSSISKIKFVLRRLNVSDMEKLLAECLMQPTAKHVLRLTRNFMIEHQLGELFYTPSQGQS; this is encoded by the coding sequence ATGTTAGCCACGCTCAGATCAATTGCTGAGGCAGTGTCGCAACAGGCGGACTTGAATAGTGCGCTGGGGTGTTTTGTGCAAATGGTAAAAGATGCCATGCAAACACAGTGCTGCTCGATTTATTTTGCAGATTATAGCCAAGATAACTTTGTATTGATGGCCACCCAAGGCCTCAACCCAGATGCAGTGGGTAAGTTTCGTATAGGTTTTACCGAAGGCCTCGTGGGTCTTGTTGCTCAGCGTGAAGAGCCTATCAATATTGCTTTTGCTAAGTCTCACCCTCGTTTTAAACTCTCACCTGAAGTTAATGAAGAAGGCTATAACGCATTTTTGTCAGTGCCAGTCGTGCACCAGAAAAAGGTTTTAGGCGTTATTGTTGTTCAACAAAAACTAGCCCGTGTTTTTAGCCCTGACGAGGAATCATTCTTAATTACGCTCTCGGCCCAGCTAGCTTCTCAGTTAGCTCATGCAGAAATAAAAGAAATATTACGCGTCGATGAGTTTTCACACCAAACCTCAGTACTAAAAGGGGTATCAAGTGCACCAGGTATTGCCATAGGTGAAGCCTTCGTGGTGATCCCAAAGCTAGATTTTACGTCTATTGAATTACAAAAAGATGATGACATCAGCGCTCAGCGTAAGTTATTCACTCAAGCTGTTGCTGCGACGCGTAACGAGTTTAATACTTTATCGATGACACTTAGCGATTCAATACCTCAAGAAGCGCTTGCTGTATTTGATGTGTACCAACAATTACTTGATGCCAAAAGTCTAGGACAAAATGTTGAAGCCCAGCTTCAACAGGGGTGGAGTGCTAAAAGTGCACTTAAAATTGTAATCGAAAAGCTTGTTTCACAGTTTAATGCCATGCAAGACCCATACATCAAAGAACGTGCCGTTGATGTTAAGGATATCGGCTTGCGGGTTTTACATCACTTAGTGAATACCGAACATGCAGCAAAGCCTTACCCTAAAGATACTATTTTAATTGCCAGTACGCTGACACCAGCAATGCTTGCAGAAGTGCCAAAAGGGCATTTAGCAGGGGTGGTGAGTGTGAACGGGGCTGCGAACAGCCATGCTTCAATTTTAACCCGCGCGATGGGGATCCCAGCTATTTGGGGTATTGAAGATGTGCCGTTATTGCAGTTTGAAGGCAAACCAATGATTTTAGACGCCTATGCGGGGCGTTTATATATTTCTCCTTCGCAAGTGTTACACGAAGAATATAGCCAACTTAAATACCAAGAAACGCTATTAAATGATCGCTTTTTTGCAGAGCAAAGTTTAGAAGCTGTAACGCGTGATGGTGAGCACATTAGCTTACTACTTAATGCAGGCCTTGAGTTAAACACCGAGCATGATAATAAACCTTTCTGCGACGGTGTTGGGCTTTATCGTACAGAAGCTTGGTTTATGCAAAAAGGCCAGTTTCCTTCCCAGTCTGATCAAGAAACTTGGTACCGCGAAGTACTAACCAGCTATCACCCGAACCCTGTGGTGATGCGTACTTTAGATATTGGTGGCGATAAAGTATTAGACTACTTCAATATAACAGAAGAAAACCCGTTTTTAGGTTGGCGCGGTATACGCGTTACTCTTGATCACCCTGAACTTTTTTTAGATCAACTTAGAGCCATGTTAAAAGCGAATATTGGTTTAGGTAATTTAAAAATAATGCTGCCGATGATCAGTGGTTCAGAAGAAGTTGATGAATCATTAAAGCTGCTTGAACAAGCATACTTTGAATTAAGTGAGCAATATCCAGAGCAAGCTATTGAACGCCCAGAAGTCGGGGTGATGCTTGAGGTTCCTTCAAGTGTATTTATGCTCGAAGAGTGGTCACAAAAAGTCGATTTTTGCTCAGTGGGTAGTAATGATTTAACCCAATATATGCTCGCAGTTGACCGTTCTAATGCTCGCGTTGCCGAGTTGTTTAACCCATATCACCCTAGTGTGCTGCGGGTGTTGTTAAAAATTGCCCAGGAGTGTCATCAACATGAACTGCCATTTAGTTTATGTGGTGAGTTAGGCGGCGACCCAGAAGGCGCACTACTGCTCATTGCTATGGGTTATCGAAGCTTGAGTATGAACTATTCATCAATTAGTAAAATTAAGTTTGTGCTCAGACGTTTAAATGTCAGTGATATGGAAAAGTTACTTGCAGAGTGTTTAATGCAGCCAACGGCAAAACACGTACTTAGATTAACGCGCAACTTCATGATAGAGCATCAACTGGGTGAATTATTTTACACCCCAAGCCAAGGGCAATCATGA
- the mutH gene encoding DNA mismatch repair endonuclease MutH: MRPIKPASINELMQRVDAIAGLTLGQLAEQYQFKTPDDLLREKGWTGQLIEYVLGATAGSKPTPDFEELGIELKTLPISFKGKPLETTFVSVTPLLNVTGMTWQQSTVRKKLNHVLWLPILGEREILPFHRTIGSGFLWQPSAEQDALLQRDWEEQMELIALGRVDEISGHLGDVMQIRPKAANSKVLTDAIGPNGQIVQTLPRGFYLKTSFTGEILKQQFQL, translated from the coding sequence ATGCGACCAATAAAACCCGCTTCTATAAACGAATTAATGCAACGTGTTGATGCTATTGCTGGCCTCACCCTAGGGCAGCTAGCCGAGCAATATCAGTTCAAAACCCCTGACGATTTACTTCGTGAAAAAGGCTGGACCGGGCAACTTATCGAATATGTGCTTGGCGCAACAGCGGGTTCAAAACCAACACCTGATTTTGAAGAGTTAGGAATTGAATTAAAAACACTGCCTATTTCGTTTAAAGGGAAACCTCTCGAAACAACCTTTGTTTCGGTAACGCCGCTATTAAATGTTACAGGAATGACTTGGCAGCAAAGCACGGTTCGTAAAAAGTTGAATCATGTTTTATGGCTACCGATTTTAGGCGAACGTGAGATACTGCCTTTTCACCGTACCATAGGCAGTGGCTTTTTATGGCAGCCAAGTGCAGAGCAAGATGCCCTTTTACAGCGTGATTGGGAAGAACAAATGGAGCTAATTGCCCTTGGTCGCGTAGATGAAATTTCGGGTCATTTAGGTGATGTAATGCAAATAAGGCCAAAAGCTGCCAATAGCAAAGTGCTGACTGATGCAATTGGCCCGAATGGCCAGATAGTACAAACTTTACCTCGCGGCTTTTATCTAAAAACCAGCTTCACTGGCGAGATCCTAAAACAACAATTTCAGCTATAA